The Streptomyces avermitilis MA-4680 = NBRC 14893 genome contains a region encoding:
- a CDS encoding Zn-ribbon domain-containing OB-fold protein, with protein MSGRRFDEPETDAFTRPYWDAAAEGVLLLRRCAGCGRTHHYPREFCPHCWSDDVTWERASGRATLYTWSVVHRNDLPPFGERTPYVAAVVDLAEGPRMMTEVVECAAAELRVGMELEAAFRPAGEVTVPVFRPRG; from the coding sequence GTGAGCGGGCGGCGGTTCGACGAGCCGGAGACCGACGCGTTCACCCGCCCGTACTGGGACGCCGCCGCCGAGGGCGTCCTGCTGCTCCGCCGCTGCGCCGGCTGCGGCCGCACCCACCACTACCCTCGCGAGTTCTGCCCGCACTGCTGGAGCGACGACGTCACCTGGGAGCGTGCGAGCGGCCGCGCCACGCTCTACACCTGGTCCGTCGTCCACCGCAACGACCTGCCCCCCTTCGGGGAGCGCACCCCGTACGTCGCCGCTGTCGTCGACCTCGCCGAGGGGCCGCGGATGATGACCGAGGTGGTGGAGTGCGCGGCGGCCGAGCTACGGGTGGGCATGGAACTGGAGGCGGCGTTCCGGCCGGCGGGGGAGGTCACGGTGCCGGTGTTCCGGCCCCGGGGGTGA
- a CDS encoding DoxX family membrane protein: MDSIWLGGAEWLAVLRIGLGLWWLESWRHKDKKAWFERGTGIAWAADVAAKHRWSVVRGGFDAVVAPRPRTMAYVVVYAELALGLGLIVGLLTPLALVGGLLLNLFYLVLMIHDWAEQGQNSMMALISVVGLFGMSWQTWSLDSAFGLFQ, translated from the coding sequence ATGGACTCGATCTGGCTCGGCGGCGCGGAGTGGCTGGCCGTGCTGCGTATCGGGCTCGGGCTGTGGTGGCTGGAGAGTTGGCGGCACAAGGACAAGAAGGCGTGGTTCGAGCGCGGGACCGGGATCGCGTGGGCGGCGGACGTCGCGGCCAAGCACCGGTGGAGCGTCGTACGCGGCGGCTTCGACGCGGTGGTCGCGCCCCGGCCGCGCACGATGGCGTACGTCGTCGTGTACGCAGAGCTCGCCCTCGGGCTGGGGCTGATCGTCGGCCTGCTGACGCCGCTCGCGCTGGTCGGCGGCCTGCTGCTCAATCTCTTCTACCTCGTCCTCATGATCCACGACTGGGCGGAGCAGGGGCAGAACTCGATGATGGCGCTGATCTCGGTCGTCGGGCTGTTCGGGATGTCGTGGCAGACGTGGTCGCTGGACAGCGCGTTCGGGCTGTTCCAGTGA
- a CDS encoding flavin-containing monooxygenase, giving the protein MADSTATSTPRAVPSHEDRPVYVIGGGPGGLAAAHALRAQGVRAVVLEKSDRVGASWRRHYDRLHLHTTRRLSALPGLPMPRSFGRWVSRDNVVRYLEKYVEHHQLEIVTGVEVSRVEPAPDGTGWLLHATGGRELTGSAVVVATGHNHTPHLPDWPGRDAYTGELLHAGDYRNATPHAGRDVLVVGVGNTGAEIAVDLVEGGASRVRLAVRTAPHIVRRSTAGWAAQFTGIVVRRLPVRLVDLLAGPMARLSVPDLSAQGLPRPDTGLYSRVREGSIPVQDVGLIDAVRKGRVEIVAAVDGFEDGKVVLADGNRIGPDVVIAATGYARALEDLVGHLDVLDGRGRPTVHGARTPRTAPGLYFTGFTNPISGMFRELAIDAEKIAKAVAKALARTTARTPA; this is encoded by the coding sequence ATGGCCGACTCGACTGCTACTTCGACGCCCCGTGCGGTGCCGTCCCACGAGGACCGCCCCGTCTACGTCATCGGCGGCGGACCGGGCGGCCTCGCCGCGGCGCACGCACTGCGCGCCCAGGGCGTACGGGCCGTCGTACTGGAGAAGTCCGACCGCGTCGGCGCGTCCTGGCGCCGCCACTACGACCGGCTGCACCTGCACACCACCCGGCGCCTGTCGGCCCTGCCCGGCCTGCCCATGCCGCGCTCCTTCGGGCGCTGGGTGTCGCGGGACAACGTGGTGCGCTACCTGGAGAAGTACGTCGAACACCACCAGCTGGAGATCGTGACGGGGGTCGAGGTCTCGCGCGTCGAACCCGCGCCCGACGGCACCGGCTGGCTGCTGCACGCCACCGGCGGCCGTGAACTCACCGGCAGCGCGGTCGTCGTCGCCACCGGCCACAACCACACCCCGCACCTGCCCGACTGGCCCGGCCGCGACGCCTACACCGGCGAGCTGCTGCACGCCGGCGACTACCGCAACGCCACGCCCCACGCCGGCCGTGACGTCCTTGTCGTCGGCGTCGGCAACACCGGCGCCGAGATCGCCGTCGATCTGGTGGAGGGCGGCGCCTCGCGGGTGCGGCTCGCGGTGCGCACGGCGCCGCACATCGTGCGCCGGTCGACCGCGGGCTGGGCGGCCCAGTTCACGGGGATCGTCGTACGACGGCTGCCGGTGCGTCTCGTCGACCTCCTCGCCGGGCCGATGGCCAGGCTCAGCGTGCCGGACCTGTCGGCCCAGGGGCTGCCGCGCCCTGACACCGGTCTGTACTCCCGCGTGCGCGAGGGGTCGATCCCCGTGCAGGACGTCGGGCTCATCGACGCCGTGCGCAAGGGGCGGGTCGAGATCGTCGCCGCCGTCGACGGGTTCGAGGACGGGAAGGTCGTCCTCGCCGACGGCAACCGCATCGGTCCGGACGTCGTCATCGCCGCGACCGGTTACGCCCGCGCCCTGGAGGACCTCGTCGGCCACCTCGACGTCCTCGACGGCCGCGGCCGCCCGACCGTCCACGGCGCCCGCACCCCACGCACGGCCCCCGGCCTGTACTTCACCGGGTTCACCAACCCCATCAGCGGCATGTTCCGCGAACTCGCGATCGACGCGGAGAAGATCGCGAAGGCGGTCGCCAAGGCGCTCGCGAGGACGACCGCAAGAACGCCCGCGTAG